The DNA window GGCGCGGGAAATTGCCGCTGTTGCCGGAACACTGGCGGGCATCGGCCTGATCAGCCTGGGCGGTGGGCAGGGCGTGAACGTGACAGGCGCGGCGCTGGGCTGGGGCCTGACCGCCGGGTTCACGTACAGCCTGTACTACCTGTACGGCAAGGCATTCTTCACCCGCTACTCGCCCACGGCACTGCTGGCGATCGCCCTGCCGGTGGGGGCGCTGGGGCTGCTGCCCTTCGTGGAGTTCGGCCCTAAGACGACGGGCGCGTGGGGCAGCCTGGCCGTCATCGCCGTCTTCAGCACCTACCTCGCCTACCTCGCCTACAGCGCGGGCCTGAGGCACCTGCCCGCCACCCGCGCGAGCGTGATCGCCAGCCTGGAGCCGATCGTCGCGGCGGGTCTAGCCGCCCTGCTGTTCGGCGAGCGCCTCTCCCCCACCGCGCTGCTCGGCGCGGGACTGGTGATCGGGGCGGCGCTGCTGCTCAGCGTGGA is part of the Deinococcus apachensis DSM 19763 genome and encodes:
- a CDS encoding DMT family transporter, with translation MRVPAPLLILTAAVLWGLLGILGKNAQSAGVSPLEVAFWRAVLAGGLYALHALVTRAAFPRGRDLLVTVGFGVLGVSVFYGSYQLAVRAGGASLASVLLYTAPAFVALFGWAVLRERLGAREIAAVAGTLAGIGLISLGGGQGVNVTGAALGWGLTAGFTYSLYYLYGKAFFTRYSPTALLAIALPVGALGLLPFVEFGPKTTGAWGSLAVIAVFSTYLAYLAYSAGLRHLPATRASVIASLEPIVAAGLAALLFGERLSPTALLGAGLVIGAALLLSVEKRPGTPISHPVQE